From the genome of Falco cherrug isolate bFalChe1 chromosome 10, bFalChe1.pri, whole genome shotgun sequence:
GCCCCATTGGGAAAGGTGTTTTAATATtgcatgaagtattttttttattataactATATATTTTATACTGAAATTTTATGTGCATGTGATCAGAGCAGATCAGAATTCACACATGTCTGAACGTACAACAAGGGTTTGATTCAAGCAAAAAAGACCCTGCAAAGCTTTTCACATAGGGCGTACCTGCTCCCACCTGCCTCGCCAGCACAGCTTGGGAAAAGAGGTCATAGCACACAGCACAGAACAAGCCAGCCTGAATGTTTATAGAGTCTGGAccacagaaaaaagtattttctccactgttttatttcctgctctGTGGCAGATATCCCCTGCAGCCCACTAGCAAAGGCTCTGTGGCAATTCACTGTCCTCCTTCTGTCACCCCATGCTCCCTTGATGGACAAGGCTAGAATCGCAACACACAGGACCTAAGATTGGCTGCTTCCTTGCATACATGTACAGTTAGTGCTATCTTTGAACAGTGGACACAGGCTTTCATTGCATAACAAGCAGGATCTGAATGACAACTGAAGTGATGTGAATCTGCAAATAGGTGAGTTCAGCCTTATCATCCCTGCTTAGCAGAGGCTCTGGCTCCAGGCAGTGCAGCCCTTTACCTTGGCACTGATCCTGCATCGGGAAGTTGCAGTATTGCCAAACCCAGGCCTCAAACAAGGAGGAGATAAGCCCCTACCATTTGCTCCCAAGCAAGTCACACCCAAATCACTCCCCAGGGTGTTCACCACTCATCCCCACCTTCACGTCTTCATTGCAAAGAGTAATCTGAAATCTTTCCTAAACatctaagaaacaaaaatgcacTTGGAAAGGCTCttttaatacagaataaatggccacaagaaaaaaaaaacaatctaaTTTAGTAGAAGCTATTGTTCTTCACTTCCTGTTTTTCTTACTAACACTACGTGCATATGTATACAACCTATCTACTGAAAAAATCCCTCATTCTTACAATCTATAAATagggatgagaaaaaaaaatccctttccctAGAGACATAATTAAGTGATTATGCATCAGTAACTTActcaaagttttaaaagatCAACCAAGCATATAGTGAGGTGCCTGTCCACAGCAAGTTTGGCAGACACTGGATTTGTATCTGTATATTACTTACAGACCAACTTGATAGGAATGCAGTAAAGCAAATTCATCTAGAGGAACTGCTCACAGACTTGAAAAGCTTTGTCTTTCTCCCCCACTCACACACCTTAACTTCGGTTGAATGGGAATTCAGGCCCCGACTCCACAAAGACTTACACATGTGCTTTCCTTTACATGCTGTGAATGGTCCCACCTCCTTTAAGGGTTAAGCACTGTGCCTATGTCTTTGCACAATTTGGGTCTGTCTTTgcacatttaattaaaaaagctgtACAGCTGTAAAGCAGTGGCTGGGGAGCACACGTCTAAATCTGAGACTACTGATGCACCTCTCAGTTTTGGCTTTGCTCTTCCAAAAACGTTTAGAATGGATGATATATTTTCTTAATCTGGAAAAAGGACATTGTCAGCACCAGCAGAAGTAGGGTGCAGGCAAGGAACTTACAGGGGAGGGTCACATTTTAGTCACAACCCTGCAGGCTTGCCATAGCGGCTGGAATTTGAAAGGGCACTCACCTTGTCAGGGAGGAATGATGAGGACAGTCCTCCTGAGAAGCCCTGGCTCTGGATTAGAGTGGAGATAGGAAGCAGGTGTGAACACTGGCAAACCGTTGGTGTCAGAAGCACAGGaggtgaaataatttctaaactgaaaataaaaaaaacccagtgagCTAGGAAACACACCATCATTTTTGTCTTTGGGtataaaggaaagcaaatcaCACAGAAATATAGTTGCCTGGGATTATAATAGAAGACTACACAACAGTTCTGTAAAGCCAGGAGCCAAGGGAGTGTTTCATAACATAACTACATCAGAAGACCTTATTGCAgaagtcactttttaaaatttccatatAACTAAGCTGTGcatctgttttatttgtattgccTGCAGATAACGCTATAATGTACTGTACATTAATGTGATTGAACAAAGGATAAAATGATATAACCATGCACTGTATAAGACTTATTAAAATAGTTAAGTTATAACTCTATCCCTGTCTCTTTCACTTGGATATAAATTAAAGTAACAGGACACAAAACCAGTTGTTAAGGGCTGGCTTTTCGTAACAACTTGTTACTGTGAGTCAAAGATACACAGCAGAGTATCTGAAACTACGTTGCCTTTTGtttcccgggggggggggggggggggggggggggaaggggaacgACAGCCATTCAAAAGGAAGGGTGTTACAGCCTTGATAATCACTGGGATGTAAAAACAGGGGCAGATGAAAATCCCACATATGACAGCAATCAAACACCACGAAAGCTACCATCTGGATCCAAAACATCCCCCTTCTTGTCGTGTTGAAGAACAAATTTCTCTTACCTCTGGAACATGCAACGGAGACAACATACCAGCGTTTACACACAAAGATACTGCCCAAGACTACGTTTTGCACCGGCAAGCTGAAAACATCCAAGTTTGGTCAATGCCAGCTAATGCTGGGCTGAGAACAAAGAGAAAGGATGGAGGATACGAGGCAGGCTCTCTGTCACTGCTTGGCAAAGGACTCTGGAAGCAGCGAGAACATGTTTCCTACATAGTCACACAATTCAAACAGGACTTAAACCTAATGCCTCTTTCCGTTATCCACTCTGAGCTGGACAAAGCACGAAGCATATTCTTGTTCATCGGGAAGGGAAAATACTGTGGCATGACTGAAACATGTCAAAACAAGGGGAAGAGCATGATCCAAACAGCCTCTGTTTAAAGGCCAAGTGGCAGTTTCTGCAACACTTGCAGCCAAGTTCCGTTGCCCAAGCACAACGATGTTAACAGGATCACCTTCTCCAGATGAAGTTTAGGCAAACGAAGAAGAGCCATATGTGCCCAAGGCAACATGCCTCACAGGGCCAGGTGCCTCCCTCTGGCACGGCTGCACAGGCTGGAGCCCTGGCAAAGGCACCAAAGCCTTGCTACAACAGTGAGGGAGgaaccacaccactcagctcCCGCAGAGGGCTAAcgcaggggcagcagggctgcgaGTTTCCTCAGGGCCGCTAAGCGGGGCGAAGGCCTCACCCTCAGCGACCCTCCCGCCGCCATCTCCTGTCACTGGCAGGGCTCCGTCCCGCCGAGGCCCCGCGGGCCCAAGGGGACGGACGCCTGAAGGGCGGCTTAGGCGCCATACCCGGCCGCTAAGGAGGCCCTAGGGAGCTCCTGGGGACAGGAGGCGACATGCGGGCCCCTTCAGCCCACCGGGAGCGCAGCCCGCCGCTCTGAGGAAAATGGCGCGCAGCGGCCGCCGCATTCCCGGTCGCCAGGGTGACCCTCTCCTCAGCCGCCAAATCACCCAATAAGAAACTTTCTCCCGCCCCCCCGCCCTATCCGAGCTCCTCCCGGCCGCGTCCGTCTTGCCTCCGCAATTTTTACTGGCTCGCTGTCTCCCTCCGGGATGAGATtggcgggcggcgcggcgcgccCCACCCCGCGGTGTCGGGAGCGAGCGAGCGGCGGGTGCGCGCGCAGGCCGGCTCCCCTCCGGGCACGCAGGGTCCCGTATAGGCGGCGTGAGCCCCCATCCCCGCCCATTATGTCGGTGTCTCCCGTAAAGCGGCAGAAGATGGAGTCGGTGCTGGACCAGCTCAAGCACCACACCACCGTGGTGGCCGACACCGGGGACTTCAACGGTGAgaggctggggcgggggggggtaTCACCGCATCCCCCTCCGCGGAGAGTGGGCGCGCCCGGCCGAAGGGGCGAGCGCCTGAGGCGGAGCGAACCACCgtggcggcgggggggaggTGGCGGTGCCGGTGCGTTGCGCAAGGCCGGTGTTGCGGGAAGGGCCGCCCTGCTCGGGGGGCTGCGGCTGCTGGGACCCGCTGTCAGTAACCCCGTGGGTCCGAGAGACCCGCCGCAGACCTGGGGGGCCGAGCCGGGCCGTGTGGCTCAGCCACCAGCCCCTCCGgtaattattttatcttttttttttttttttttttcccccccattttGACCTGGAGCGTCCACAAACCCCGGTGCTTAGCTCCGCGCGCTGTCACTGAAGTGCCAGGCTGACAAGCAAAGCTCTGGGGTGTTAACACGATGCCCCCCGCAATAACCACCGTacatttggggttttgtctTGAAATGACAGAAGCAAAGAGAATAACACGAGAGTGGTTTTGCTCGCCTTAGGTCAGGAGCATGAGCAGGCTCCCCTTGGCGAGGGGGCTGCCGTTCGTGACAGACCCGCTTGCTCCGAAGCGGCGCTGCCTGGGCACGCAGCCTCCTCTGAACGTCCCGCCCGAACGTTTCGGGGTGGTGTAGAGCAACGCTTGAATCCTGTTCTGCCATCACCCTGGCCTGCGGTAATCTGCCTGCTGCTTACTAATCCTATAGGTGAGGAATAAACAGTCCTAAGTGGCAACTGTCAAACGTCTGCCATTGGTAAATTTAAGATTAAGAGCGCACGAGGGTCGCGAGGGCTCGGACACGTGCCACGTGTGGCTGTGCTTACGGAGTCGTGCTAGCTCGAGGGAATGTACAGCTGCTGGTCGGTTTGGATCGCTTGATTCCGAGCGTCAGGCTGCGTGAAACCTCACGGAGAAACCATGGCTCACCTTTACGAGTCAGTCTGGCAGGAGAGACAGCCGCGGTGCCGCGGCAGCCGGAGCACCGATGCAGTTTCATCAAACATTGCATCCAGAGAGCTGTTAACACAAAGTGATTAGGTAACTTCAGCCTTGCTGGATCTGCGTGCCTTCAAGTTGTGCTACTTGAAAACTAGCAAGAAACCTGGCTTAAAGCCCAGTCTGTGCTGAAATTGCATCAATTTAAAACATTATATTGTCTACCCTGGTTTCAAAAAagcataatggaaaaaaaaaaataataatccttgTGATGGCCaaggggggggtgtgtgggtggcAGTAAGGAGGttgggtgctgcctgccagaAAGTTTTGACAAGCTCCTTGAAACAGTTTTGCTGTTTGACTTCTGGCTGCCTGTTGTTGGCCTGTGAGTCTCTTACAATCCAAACAAGACTAGtcagcacctccctccctgTTCAAGTTAAACACAGATGCTTGTGAAGGTGCAGTTGTGGCTAACACCAGCTTTGTGCCTCGATAAACACGCGGGTCGGGTGCCGTGAGGAAGGGGTGCTGGTTTCAGTGGGTTTTGAAGCAAGTACCTGCCACAGCTAGTGGTGGCCTCTTTAGTACCTGAactagttttgctttttcactaAGCTGGACCAGTATATGCTTAGGCTTCAGCCTGGCTTTCTTCGTGCTCACAATGAGGGAAGGAGGCACGATGGTCACAGATTCCCTGTGGAAAGCTGGTGCCACCCAGCTAAAACACAGGCTGCTGACTGCTCCCTGACAGGGTGACAGACTTAACGAGGTTCCTCTATGCATGTTGCCAGACATCCGTAAGTCTCCAAATGCTGCAAGGCTGGAAAGAAGTAATAAACTGTCAAAATACACTTCTCTAAAATTGTGCGTATGCTTCAGAACCAAGTTTCATTGGTGTACTGCTTTATTTAAAGCAGTATCCATGTGAATTGAAGCATGTTTTGAAGGACCTGTTTGTATGGAGTAGACTTGCTCCAGGATAATGACATTGCCTAGGAGGGAGCTATGGAAAAACAATAGTTTCTctgtgactggaaaaaaaaaaaaaaaagttgcactCTCGAACTTGGGCTTTTATCGCTGTGcagaaaagctgaggaaaaTGGGCTAGTAATAAATTTTACTGGTTTTCACATTTAGCTGTGTTAATATGGGAATGGCCTGCAGAGGCTCTGGCCCATTTGCTGAGTCAGGCTCTGCGTGCCcggcagctctgctgtgcttaTGGCCAGAGAGGGCATGGCCACAGTCTACCCCGTAAACAGCCAGTGTCCCCTCAAACAGGCATAGCCCAGGGCTTACGATAACCCAAAGGGTCACATAATCCCCTGTAAGGAAGGAAACAAGCCTGATAGTACAAGGAAATTACAAGAACAGATACTAAGAAATGGTCTGCAACTATCTGCGAAAGTTTTAAGAGGCAGTAAGAAAAGCTGCTAGAGCCTAACAGATTGTTCTTCTCCTGTTCTGGTCCTAACGGCTGTAGACAAACAAAGCCCCACATGCCTGACCGCTAGGAGGGAAGAAAGATCCCCTCGTCTTTACTTCCTCCCTGTGATTCCTGGAACTCGGCTGTGCTGGTGAATAGGATCTGGACAGATGGGAGAAGTTACAAATTAGTAGTACTTCTCTTCATCTGTCATCTCTGCAAGTCTGTTTCTTTTGGGCAGTGTCTACAGCAGCGAGTAAACTTTGCCGTATCTTagcactgcagctctgctaACCTTGTTCTGGTACTTCGGGCACAAGCCAGCTTTCGGGCAGCGGTATTTAAACATCGTTGTGCACTAGTCTGCTCCATCACAAACACTACTATCTGTCCTGCATAAGTGTTTACATTGTCACATATTTAAGCACAATCCTTCTAATTGCTGAGGCTTGCTCTGGTTGTTTTAAACAggctatttttatttccctagCAATTGATGAGTACAAGCCCCTGGATGCCACCACAAACCCATCTCTGATACTAGCTGCTGCTCAGATGCCAGTTTACCAGGAACTTGTGGATGATGCTGTTGCCTATGGGAAAAAACTTGGCGGGTAagtagagatttttttaatctcaataCATCTATATTTAAGATGCCTTATTTATACAAATAGCATTCAGTACTACTAGCAATGTACTGGGATTTACCCCTCACATATTCATGGGTGTATCTGCTACCCCAAAAAGCCTCAACccttaaggaaaaaattcttaGGCTCAGTTCAGATGTGCTTTGAAGAAGCACATCTCCATTCACCATTTCACACGTAGCCCCCTAGGACTGCTCAGGAAAACACTCTTGAGTTGACAGCATCATAGGAAACAGCATCCAACGGCAGAACATAAACATGGAGCAGAGCAAAGGTGGCTACTTGAACTCTGGAATTTAGTGTTGAATGGGCTGTGAAATTTGATCTTCAAATCCATGGCAAGATGTGAATGCAGGATTCCCCCCACCCCGAAatgattttgctgtttctggttttcaggtCAGAAGAGGAGCAGATCAAAAACGCTTGTGACAAACTTTTTGTATTATTTGGAGCTGAAATATTGAAGAGGATACCTGGCCGCGTGTCCACAGAAGTAGATGCAAGGTTGgctctttttcttctgggttACCCTggatatatatgtacatacaaaAAGAGACATGATGTGAGTTGGAGAAAGATGTTCTTGACTGGACAGCTCACTGTTAGAAGATAGCAAGAGTTTATattgttaatatttaattaaagcatGGATTTCCCTTAGCTTGATTATAACTCTGTGAGAAAACTTTATGAAAACAAGTAATGCTGAGATTGGATTTTTGTAATCTTCCTGTTGTTTCTGAAGCAAGGTAAACCTCATGCTTCCAGCGTACTTAATTTTGCTCATTCTTTTCTGTGTGATAATGTATTCTCGATGTACTAAGAGATCTGTTTTAACAGTTTATTTGAAGACTTGTGTAGGACTTGCCTTGTTAACCTGCTCATTGCCAATTCACTTCTAATGCTTAGCTTCTGCATTTGTTATAGAAAACTTTATAACGTTCCTCAAGGAAAGCTATCTTGAGCTCTGGATCCCCTGAATCcaagagcagcagtgctgtcatACACCTGCTTAATGGGCTCATAATCCAGGCAGCATCTCTGAGaacaaaaacctgcttttgGTGTATAAATGCTGATAAGATAAGATAAGATAGTGTTTTTCAATGGGATTTGGTGGGgagagcatttaaaaaaaaaaagttttaagcaGTCCTGTTCTTGTTTCAAAGGTTGTCCTTTGATAAGGAAGGAATGATTCAAAGGGCCAGGCGTCTCATTGACCTTTATAAGGAAGCAGGAATTGGTAAGGATCGTATTCTCATAAAGCTGTCTTCAACGTGGGAAGGAATCCAGGCTGGCAAGTAAGTATTTCTGTACCTGGTATGCTGATTCATGGTATCAGGTCACAGGCACCTGATAAATGCATTGGGCACTTCAAATATTAACAATTGTTTtgaaagcactgcagcaggaaaTCTGTTACTAGGGCTACAGCTAGCAAGCAAGGTGCTCTGCTACAGCTCTCTGTTGAAATAGGAAAAGTTTGTTCATAcaagggctgggctgggctgggacacaAACAGTTTCCTGAAATATCATGCTAAGCTGTCTGCATTTGGTTCAAGGAACAGTATTAAGTAAAGCAGAGTCTGGCAGTGCAAAACGTTTTCTGTTAGCTTCAAACTTTAAAGCTTATAAACTCTACTACATGCCTAATTTAACTCAAGAAATTCATTAGTTTTAACTTACCGGCTTGTTACTAGGCTATAAATTCGGTAGGTGAGCAAACCGCTGTTTTAAGCCAGCCTGTGTCTGCAGGGTTCTGGAAGCAGAATATGGGATTCACTGCAACATGACCTTGCTGTTCTCCTTTGCTCAGGCCGTTGCCTGTGCTGAAGCTGGAGTTACTCTGATTTCCCCATTCGTAGGACGTATCCTGGATTGGTATGTTGCAAATGGAGATAAGAAAACCTATGAGCCTTCAGAGGATCCAGGTGAACTTTCCTTTTAAcatattgttaaaaataaatagctattTATTCAAACTGCAGTTTACTCATATAAATCCTCTCATGAAAAAATGTTGCGTTTGAGCTTGTTCTAAATAGTCATTTGTACTGCAAATGAATTATTCTGAAAGCTGCTGATTTCTCCTTTTTAGGAGTGAAGAGTGTCACTAAGATCTATAACTACTACAAAAAGTTTGGCTACAAAACTATTGTGATGGGTGCTTCGTTTCGAAATACGGGAGAAATAAAAGCACTCACAGGCTGTGACTATCTCACTATTTCACCCAAGCTTTTGGCAGAGCTCAGCAAAGAGTATGTCAAGCTAACCCCCACACTCAGTGTAAAAGAGGGTAAGTCCACTTCTATGTAACATGGGCTTGCTCAGTCTCTTTTTATACTTGGAACGCTCAGAGTACGTGGTTCCACTCAGCTCTGTGATGCCTGCTTTCATTCTGCTCTAAGGGTGGGTCTTCACCCCTTGCTGATGGAAATACTGTAGCCTCATTACAACAGTATTGCTACAGTCGCTTCTTTAGGGGCTTGGGTCCCACCGAGCATGCTGACTGGGTTATGATGGGTTCTGAGGGTGCTTAAATATTGTGCACCCTCTCCtgagggggcagggagagcagaaagaagcttCTACTTCATATGCTTGGGATGAAATTTTACTGAATATTAGCAAAGATGCTAAACCTGGTTTAATCTTATGTTAATGCTGCATCAGTGATACAATTAGCTCTAGACATGCCAGAAAGTGTGTTTTCCCTCTAGAAACCCCAGAAGACTAAGTGATTTGATCTAGCGATACTGCACCACGATGGCTTCACGTTCCCATTGCACtactcttccttttctgtagccttattaaaatgctgctttacaACTCTGCAAATGAGACTTGTGCACAGCTGTAGTCACGGGTTGCTGCTTACAGGGTGCTAGCTGACTTGAAGGCATGTTATCAATTGAGCTTTTGTTACAGACTTGCCAAATATTCAAAGACCTAATTGTTCAGCACATTTGCTTAAAACATCTCCCTGTGGTAGGACTGTTTCAGGCTTATTATAAAGAACTATGTAAGTACCGTACCATGTAGAAACAGATACAAGATAATGGCATACACAAATGTTGTATTCTCAGAGAAACTGATTATTTAGGCTACCGTCCCCCACTTCCGtcccttccccccaaaaaacaaccaaccaaaaaaacccaccctgatCAGGAGCATTTTCAATCTTGCATCCCAGAGTGTGCCCCTTAGTAAGTCATGTTGAAAGTGGTGTTTGAAATTTTTCAACAGCTGGAGATGGTCAGAATCTTGAGACTTTTAGGAAGCCTGTGGTATTAGACAGTATGGTAATACGGTTTGTCTCTGTTTCAATTCCCCTTGCACAGCTCAGGCATGTGAGCTTGAGAAGATCCACCTGGATGAGAAGGCATTCCGCTGGCACCATAACGAAGACCAGATGGCTGTGGAGAAATTATCTGATGGGATCAGAAGATTTGCTGCAGATGCCATGAAGCTGGAGAGGATGTTAAAGGTAGGTG
Proteins encoded in this window:
- the TALDO1 gene encoding transaldolase, with protein sequence MSVSPVKRQKMESVLDQLKHHTTVVADTGDFNAIDEYKPLDATTNPSLILAAAQMPVYQELVDDAVAYGKKLGGSEEEQIKNACDKLFVLFGAEILKRIPGRVSTEVDARLSFDKEGMIQRARRLIDLYKEAGIGKDRILIKLSSTWEGIQAGKVLEAEYGIHCNMTLLFSFAQAVACAEAGVTLISPFVGRILDWYVANGDKKTYEPSEDPGVKSVTKIYNYYKKFGYKTIVMGASFRNTGEIKALTGCDYLTISPKLLAELSKEYVKLTPTLSVKEAQACELEKIHLDEKAFRWHHNEDQMAVEKLSDGIRRFAADAMKLERMLKERMFSAENGK